A genome region from Hevea brasiliensis isolate MT/VB/25A 57/8 chromosome 9, ASM3005281v1, whole genome shotgun sequence includes the following:
- the LOC110652672 gene encoding nuclear transport factor 2 has protein sequence MATQGEESTPTPQVVGNAFVEQYYNLLSKSPEVVHKFYQDSSVISRPDFDGFMSSASTLDGIDKMILSLDYKDCVVEILTTDAQESFGDGVIVLVTGFFTGKDNIRRKFTQLFFLAPQDSHVYFVLNDIFRYVDEEVMPIKINDEDEDSPAAPVTPDPEPTLDSNHSLMDHAAPHLEEDIVQDEESVLPLDNGKISTDDEVVSSPSVVIHQNDVPPASVQSDSCSISEATFSNAHEDLPKKSYASVANALNYKKQPFQQRILPAKPIEHLCATVVPEVSPPPANNKSVEKNSVDSVKGYSIFVANLPMNATVEQLVETFEKFGPIKPNGVQVRSYKQEKNCFGFVEFESASSMQSALEVSSIKIGDRLAHIEEKKANNEGGKFPSRKGGFRSDSFRNRGRGYGRNEFDNQVGSSGQSRGTARRNGEGNKKIYQNGGGRVAGQGQTQAQAQSQSQSQAQAQSAGGKN, from the exons ATGGCAACCCAGGGAGAAGAATCTACCCCCACTCCTCAAGTTGTGGGGAATGCCTTTGTTGAGCAGTACTACAATCTACTGTCGAAATCCCCAGAGGTGGTTCACAAATTTTACCAGGATTCTAGTGTGATTAGTCGGCCAGATTTTGATGGTTTTATGTCATCTGCCTCAACTTTGGAT GGCATTGACAAGATGATCCTTTCCCTTGACTATAAGGATTGTGTGGTTGAGATATTGACAACTGATGCTCAAGAGTCATTTGGGGATGGGGTGATTGTTTTGGTGACTGGTTTCTTTACTGGGAAGGACAATATCAGGCGCAAGTTTACACAATTATTCTTTTTGGCTCCACAAGACAGTCATGTCTACTTTGTTTTAAATGATATTTTTAGGTATGTGGATGAAGAAGTAATGCCCATTAAAATCAATGATGAAGATGAAGATTCTCCGGCTGCTCCTGTCACACCAGATCCTG AGCCAACTCTGGATTCCAATCATTCTTTGATGGATCATGCAGCTCCTCATTTGGAGGAGGATATTGTTCAAGATGAGGAATCTGTACTTCCACTGGACAATGGAAAGATTTCTACCGATGATGAAGTTGTTTCTAGTCCATCCGTTGTTATACATCAGAATGATGTTCCCCCAGCTTCAGTCCAAAGTGATTCTTGCTCAATTTCAGAGGCAACTTTTTCTAATGCCCATGAGGATCTTCCAAAGAAATCATACGCTTCTGTT GCTAATGCATTGAATTATAAGAAGCAACCATTCCAACAAAGGATTTTACCTGCCAAACCTATAGAACATTTGTGTGCAACGGTGGTGCCTGAAGTATCCCCACCTCCAGCTAATAACAAATCTGTGGAAAAGAACAGTGTCGATTCAG TTAAGGGTTACTCCATCTTTGTTGCCAATTTGCCCATGAATGCAACTGTTGAGCAACTTGTAGAGACTTTTGAGAAATTTGGGCCTATTAAACCTAATGGTGTTCAAGTCAGAAGCTACAAG CAAGAAAAGAATTGTTTTGGCTTTGTGGAATTTGAATCTGCTAGTTCTATGCAGAGTGCACTTGAG GTTTCCTCTATCAAGATTGGTGACCGACTAGCTCATATTGAGGAAAAAAAAG CCAATAATGAAGGTGGGAAATTCCCATCTAGAAAGGGTGGTTTCCGAAGTGACAGTTTCAGGAACCGAGGTCGTGGCTATGGGAGGAATGAGTTTGACAATCAAGTTGGATCATCTGGTCAATCTCGTGGTACTGCTAGACGCAATGGAGAAGGTAACAAGAAAATTTATCAGAATGGGGGAGGAAGAGTTGCTGGACAGGGACAGACTCAAGCACAGgctcaatctcaatctcaatctcaaGCTCAAGCTCAATCTGCGGGTGGGAAGAACTAG